One segment of Cottoperca gobio chromosome 24, fCotGob3.1, whole genome shotgun sequence DNA contains the following:
- the LOC115028923 gene encoding high choriolytic enzyme 1-like, with protein MITDVTCIRFTPHTKEFNYINFLDGKGCASFVGCQGGAQKLFCARSCSVGNLCHEMIHALGLHHEHTRKDRDEHVTVKWKNIQPGKESNFKLKRGNTLNLPYDLSSIMHYGEYFFSRDGSQTILPKSSKALIGQRTHLSKLDVEKLNGLYHCEERKREGNL; from the exons ATGATCACAGACGTCACCTGCATTCGCTTCACGCCACACACCAAAGAGTTTAACTACATCAACTTCCTGGATGGCAAAGG CTGTGCGTCCTTTGTTGGTTGTCAAGGAGGAGCCCAGAAGCTGTTTTGCGCCCGCTCGTGTTCTGTAGGGAATCTGTGCCACGAGATGATTCACGCTCTGGGGCTGCACCATGAACACACCCGCAAGGACCGCGATGAACACGTCACTGTGAAGTGGAAGAACATCCAGCCAG GGAAAGAATCAAACTTCAAGCTGAAACGTGGAAACACTCTGAACCTGCCGTATGACCTCAGCTCCATCATGCACTACGGAGA gTATTTCTTCAGTCGAGACGGAAGTCAGACGATTTTGCCCAAGAGCAGCAAAGCGCTGATTGGTCAGAGGACGCACCTCAGCAAGCTGGATGTGGAGAAACTGAACGGACTCTACCACTGCG AGGAGCGGAAGAGGGAAGGAAATCTGTGA